The following proteins are co-located in the Synechococcus sp. PROS-U-1 genome:
- a CDS encoding DNA-directed RNA polymerase subunit gamma gives MTNSNLRTENHFDYVKITLASPDRVMEWGQRTLPNGQVVGEVTKPETINYRTLKPEMDGLFCEKIFGPSKDWECHCGKYKRVRHRGIVCERCGVEVTESRVRRHRMGFIKLAAPVSHVWYLKGIPSYVAILLDMPLRDVEQIVYFNCYVVLDPGDHKDLKYKQLLTEDEWLEIEDEIYAEDSEIENEPVVGIGAEALKQLLEDLTLDEVAEQLREEINGSKGQKRAKLIKRLRVIDNFIATNARPEWMVLDVIPVIPPDLRPMVQLDGGRFATSDLNDLYRRVINRNNRLARLQEILAPEIIVRNEKRMLQEAVDALIDNGRRGRTVVGANNRPLKSLSDIIEGKQGRFRQNLLGKRVDYSGRSVIVVGPKLKMHQCGLPKEMAIELFQPFVIHRLIRQNIVNNIKAAKKLIQRADDEVMQVLQEVIDGHPILLNRAPTLHRLGIQAFEPKLVDGRAIQLHPLVCPAFNADFDGDQMAVHVPLAIEAQTEARMLMLASNNILSPATGEPIITPSQDMVLGSYYLTALQPGATKPEFGDRSCTFAGLEDVIHAFEDTRIGLHDWVWVRFNGEVQDDDELEEPIKSESLSDGTRIEQWSFRRDRFDEDGALISRYILTTVGRVVMNHTIIDAVAAA, from the coding sequence ATGACCAACAGCAACCTCCGCACTGAGAACCACTTCGATTACGTCAAGATCACCCTCGCCTCACCCGATCGGGTGATGGAGTGGGGGCAGCGCACCCTGCCCAACGGCCAGGTCGTCGGTGAGGTCACCAAGCCGGAGACCATCAACTACCGCACCCTCAAGCCCGAGATGGACGGGCTGTTCTGCGAAAAGATCTTTGGCCCTTCCAAAGACTGGGAATGCCATTGCGGCAAGTACAAACGGGTGCGTCACCGGGGCATCGTTTGTGAACGCTGCGGTGTGGAGGTCACCGAGAGCCGCGTGCGTCGTCACCGCATGGGCTTTATCAAGCTGGCGGCACCCGTCTCCCACGTTTGGTACCTGAAGGGGATCCCCAGCTACGTGGCCATCCTGCTGGACATGCCCCTGCGGGATGTGGAGCAGATCGTTTACTTCAACTGCTATGTGGTGCTGGATCCCGGCGACCACAAGGACCTGAAGTACAAGCAGCTGCTCACTGAAGACGAGTGGCTGGAAATTGAAGACGAGATCTACGCCGAAGATTCCGAGATTGAGAATGAGCCCGTGGTGGGCATCGGTGCCGAGGCCCTCAAGCAGCTGCTGGAAGATCTCACCCTCGATGAAGTGGCTGAGCAGCTGCGCGAGGAGATCAACGGCAGCAAGGGTCAGAAGCGCGCCAAGTTGATCAAGCGTCTGCGCGTGATCGACAACTTCATTGCCACCAATGCCCGTCCTGAGTGGATGGTGCTGGATGTGATCCCGGTGATTCCGCCCGACCTGCGCCCCATGGTGCAGCTCGACGGCGGTCGCTTCGCCACCAGTGATCTCAACGATCTCTACCGGCGGGTGATCAACCGCAACAACCGTCTGGCAAGGCTGCAGGAAATCCTGGCCCCTGAAATCATCGTCCGCAACGAAAAGCGGATGCTCCAGGAAGCCGTCGATGCCCTGATCGACAACGGCCGCCGCGGTCGCACCGTGGTGGGCGCCAACAACCGCCCGCTCAAGTCACTGAGCGACATTATTGAAGGCAAGCAGGGCCGGTTCCGTCAGAACCTGTTGGGTAAGCGGGTCGACTACTCCGGTCGTTCCGTGATCGTGGTGGGTCCGAAGCTGAAGATGCACCAGTGCGGTCTGCCTAAGGAGATGGCGATCGAGCTGTTCCAGCCCTTCGTGATCCACCGCCTGATCCGCCAGAACATCGTCAACAACATCAAGGCGGCCAAGAAGCTGATTCAGCGGGCAGACGATGAAGTGATGCAGGTGCTGCAGGAGGTGATCGACGGTCACCCGATCCTGTTGAACCGTGCACCAACCCTGCACCGTCTCGGCATTCAGGCCTTCGAACCCAAGCTTGTGGATGGCCGCGCCATTCAGCTGCACCCCCTGGTCTGCCCAGCCTTCAACGCTGACTTTGACGGTGACCAGATGGCGGTTCACGTGCCTCTGGCCATCGAGGCTCAGACCGAAGCACGCATGCTGATGTTGGCCAGCAACAACATCCTGTCGCCCGCCACAGGCGAGCCGATCATTACCCCGTCTCAGGACATGGTGCTCGGCTCCTACTACCTGACGGCGCTTCAGCCTGGTGCGACCAAGCCTGAGTTCGGAGACCGCAGCTGCACCTTTGCGGGTCTGGAGGATGTCATCCACGCCTTCGAGGACACCCGGATTGGACTGCATGACTGGGTTTGGGTCCGGTTCAATGGCGAGGTTCAAGACGATGATGAGCTTGAGGAGCCCATCAAGAGCGAGTCACTGAGTGATGGCACGCGCATTGAGCAGTGGAGCTTCCGCCGCGATCGCTTCGATGAAGACGGTGCCTTGATCAGCCGCTACATCCTCACCACCGTGGGCCGCGTGGTGATGAATCACACGATCATCGACGCGGTGGCCGCCGCCTGA
- the rpoB gene encoding DNA-directed RNA polymerase subunit beta, protein MSSSAIQVAKTATYLPDLVEVQRASFKWFLDQGLIEELESFSPITDYTGKLELHFIGSEYRLKRPRHDVEEAKRRDATFASQMYVTCRLVNKETGEIKEQEVFIGELPLMTERGTFIINGAERVIVNQIVRSPGVYFKDEMDKNGRRTYNASVIPNRGAWLKFETDKNDLLHVRVDKTRKINAHVLMRAMGLSDNDVLDKLRHPEFYKKSIDAANDEGISSEDQALLELYKKLRPGEPPSVSGGQQLLQTRFFDPKRYDLGRVGRYKINKKLRLTIPDTVRTLTHEDVLSTLDYLINLELDVGGASLDDIDHLGNRRVRSVGELLQNQVRVGLNRLERIIKERMTVGETDSLTPAQLVNPKPLVAAIKEFFGSSQLSQFMDQTNPLAELTHKRRISALGPGGLTRERAGFAVRDIHPSHYGRLCPIETPEGPNAGLINSLATHARVNEYGFIETPFWKVENGVVLKEGDPIYLSADREDEVRVAPGDVATEDDGRISADLIPVRYRQDFEKVPPEQVDYVALSPVQVISVATSLIPFLEHDDANRALMGSNMQRQAVPLLRPERALVGTGLETQVARDSGMVPISRVNGTVVYVDANAIVVQDEDGNEHTHFLQKYQRSNQDTCLNQRPIVRCGDPVIVGQVMADGSACEGGEIALGQNVLIAYMPWEGYNYEDALLVSERLVTDDLYTSVHIEKYEIEARQTKLGPEEITREIPNVAEESLGNLDEMGIIRVGAFVESGDILVGKVTPKGESDQPPEEKLLRAIFGEKARDVRDNSLRVPGTERGRVVDVRIYTREQGDELPPGANMVVRVYVAQRRKIQVGDKMAGRHGNKGIISRILPREDMPYLPDGTPVDIVLNPLGVPSRMNVGQVFELLMGWAASNLDCRVRIVPFDEMYGAEKSQQTVETFLKEAAKQPGKGWVYDPEDPGKLQLRDGRTGLPFDQPVAVGYSHFLKLVHLVDDKIHARSTGPYSLVTQQPLGGKAQQGGQRLGEMEVWALEAYGAAYTLQELLTVKSDDMQGRNEALNAIVKGKPIPRPGTPESFKVLMRELQSLGLDIAVYTDEGKEVDLMQDVNPRRSTPSRPTYESLGVADYDED, encoded by the coding sequence ATGAGCAGCAGCGCGATTCAGGTCGCCAAGACCGCCACCTACCTCCCTGATCTGGTGGAGGTGCAGCGGGCCAGCTTTAAGTGGTTTTTGGATCAAGGTCTGATCGAGGAGCTGGAAAGCTTCTCTCCGATCACGGATTACACCGGCAAGCTTGAGCTCCACTTCATCGGTAGCGAGTACCGCTTAAAGCGCCCCCGCCACGATGTGGAAGAGGCGAAGCGTCGCGACGCGACTTTTGCGTCCCAGATGTATGTCACCTGCCGGCTGGTCAACAAGGAGACCGGTGAGATCAAGGAGCAGGAGGTCTTCATCGGTGAACTGCCGCTGATGACCGAGCGAGGCACCTTCATCATCAATGGTGCTGAGCGGGTGATCGTGAACCAGATCGTGCGCAGCCCTGGTGTCTATTTCAAGGATGAAATGGACAAGAACGGCAGGCGCACCTACAACGCCAGCGTTATCCCCAACCGTGGTGCCTGGCTGAAGTTTGAGACGGATAAGAACGACCTACTGCACGTCCGTGTGGACAAGACCCGCAAGATCAACGCGCACGTGCTCATGCGTGCCATGGGTCTGTCTGACAACGACGTGCTCGACAAGCTGCGTCACCCTGAGTTCTATAAAAAGTCAATTGATGCCGCCAATGACGAGGGCATCAGTTCCGAGGATCAGGCGCTGCTCGAGCTCTACAAGAAGCTGCGTCCAGGTGAACCTCCCTCTGTGAGTGGCGGTCAGCAGCTGCTGCAGACCCGTTTCTTTGATCCCAAGCGTTACGACCTCGGTCGGGTCGGCCGCTACAAGATCAACAAGAAGCTGCGCCTCACCATTCCCGACACGGTGCGTACCCTCACCCATGAGGACGTGCTCTCCACCCTTGATTACCTGATCAACCTGGAGCTGGATGTTGGCGGCGCCAGCCTTGATGACATTGACCACCTCGGTAACCGCCGCGTGCGTTCCGTGGGGGAACTGCTGCAGAACCAGGTTCGCGTTGGTCTGAACCGCCTGGAGCGGATCATCAAGGAACGGATGACCGTTGGCGAAACCGATTCCCTGACGCCAGCGCAGTTGGTGAATCCCAAGCCTCTGGTGGCGGCGATCAAGGAGTTCTTCGGCTCCAGCCAGCTGAGCCAGTTCATGGATCAGACGAATCCTTTGGCCGAGCTGACCCACAAGCGCCGTATCTCGGCTCTTGGACCGGGCGGTCTCACCCGTGAGCGTGCTGGCTTTGCCGTTCGCGACATTCATCCCTCTCACTACGGTCGTCTCTGCCCCATTGAGACGCCTGAGGGGCCTAACGCCGGTCTGATCAATTCCCTGGCAACCCACGCCCGGGTCAACGAATATGGCTTCATCGAAACTCCGTTCTGGAAGGTGGAGAACGGTGTTGTCCTCAAAGAAGGAGATCCGATCTACCTGTCTGCGGACCGTGAAGACGAAGTGCGTGTCGCTCCTGGTGACGTGGCGACCGAGGACGACGGCAGGATCTCCGCGGATCTGATTCCTGTTCGCTATCGCCAGGATTTTGAGAAGGTTCCCCCTGAGCAGGTCGACTACGTCGCCCTATCGCCGGTGCAGGTGATCTCCGTGGCAACGTCCCTGATCCCCTTCCTGGAGCACGACGACGCCAACCGCGCCCTGATGGGCTCCAACATGCAGCGTCAGGCCGTGCCCTTGCTGCGCCCCGAGCGTGCCCTGGTGGGTACTGGCCTGGAGACCCAGGTGGCCCGCGACTCCGGCATGGTGCCGATCTCTCGGGTGAATGGCACCGTCGTCTATGTGGATGCCAACGCCATCGTTGTTCAAGACGAGGACGGCAATGAGCACACCCACTTCCTCCAGAAGTATCAGCGCTCTAACCAGGACACCTGCCTGAACCAGCGCCCGATCGTCCGTTGTGGCGATCCTGTGATCGTCGGTCAGGTGATGGCGGATGGCTCGGCCTGTGAAGGCGGTGAGATCGCCCTGGGTCAGAACGTCCTGATCGCTTACATGCCCTGGGAGGGTTACAACTACGAGGACGCGCTGCTGGTCAGCGAGCGTCTGGTCACCGACGACCTCTACACCTCGGTGCACATCGAGAAGTACGAGATCGAAGCGCGCCAGACCAAACTCGGACCCGAGGAAATCACCCGCGAGATTCCCAACGTCGCTGAGGAAAGTCTCGGCAACCTCGACGAGATGGGCATCATCCGCGTTGGTGCTTTCGTTGAAAGCGGTGACATCCTGGTCGGCAAAGTGACGCCCAAGGGCGAATCCGATCAGCCGCCGGAAGAAAAGCTGCTTCGCGCGATCTTCGGTGAGAAGGCCCGCGATGTGCGCGACAACTCCCTGCGTGTGCCTGGCACCGAGCGTGGCCGCGTAGTGGATGTGCGCATCTACACCCGTGAACAGGGTGATGAGCTGCCCCCCGGCGCGAACATGGTGGTGAGGGTTTATGTGGCCCAGCGCCGCAAGATCCAGGTCGGCGACAAGATGGCCGGCCGCCACGGCAACAAAGGCATCATCAGCCGCATCCTTCCCCGGGAGGACATGCCCTATCTGCCCGACGGCACCCCGGTCGACATCGTGCTCAACCCCCTGGGTGTGCCGAGCCGGATGAATGTCGGTCAGGTGTTCGAGTTGCTGATGGGTTGGGCGGCGTCCAACCTGGATTGCCGTGTGCGCATCGTTCCCTTCGATGAGATGTACGGGGCTGAGAAGTCGCAGCAGACCGTCGAGACCTTCCTCAAGGAAGCCGCCAAGCAGCCCGGCAAGGGTTGGGTGTATGACCCAGAGGACCCCGGCAAGCTGCAGCTGCGCGATGGCCGCACCGGTCTGCCCTTTGACCAGCCCGTGGCTGTGGGTTATTCCCACTTCCTCAAGCTGGTTCACCTGGTGGACGACAAGATCCACGCCCGTTCCACCGGCCCCTACTCCTTGGTCACCCAGCAGCCCCTGGGCGGTAAAGCACAGCAAGGCGGTCAGCGTCTGGGTGAGATGGAGGTGTGGGCACTCGAGGCCTACGGCGCCGCCTACACCCTGCAGGAATTGCTCACGGTCAAGTCCGACGACATGCAGGGCCGCAACGAGGCCCTCAACGCCATCGTCAAGGGCAAGCCGATCCCCCGCCCCGGTACGCCGGAATCCTTCAAGGTGCTGATGCGCGAGCTTCAGTCCCTGGGTCTGGACATCGCCGTCTATACCGACGAAGGCAAGGAAGTGGACCTTATGCAGGACGTGAACCCACGTCGCAGCACCCCCAGCAGGCCCACTTACGAATCCCTCGGCGTCGCGGATTACGACGAGGACTGA
- a CDS encoding TatD family hydrolase produces the protein MSPTPTLIDSHCHIVFRNFDEDLEDVASRWREAGVGALLHACVEPSEIPAIRALADRFPEMRYSVGVHPLDTQHWADDTVAVLRRAALEDDRVVAIGELGLDLFRDKNLEEQLAVLRPQLDLAVELNLPVIIHCRDAAEPMLVELRARQAEGRCPAGVMHCWGGTPEEMHQFLELGFYISFSGTVTFPKAEPTHDCARQVPEDRFLVETDCPFLAPVPRRGKRNEPAFVASVASRVAELRGVDLESVAFSSTANARRLFGLP, from the coding sequence GTGTCTCCCACTCCGACGCTGATTGACAGTCACTGTCACATCGTCTTTCGCAATTTTGACGAGGACCTCGAGGACGTGGCCTCACGTTGGCGCGAAGCCGGTGTAGGTGCTCTGTTGCATGCCTGCGTCGAACCATCCGAAATTCCGGCGATCCGGGCACTGGCTGATCGGTTCCCTGAAATGCGGTATTCCGTTGGTGTTCATCCTTTAGATACCCAGCATTGGGCTGACGACACGGTGGCGGTGCTGCGTCGGGCGGCTTTGGAGGATGACCGGGTGGTCGCTATCGGTGAACTCGGGCTCGATCTCTTTCGCGACAAGAATCTTGAGGAGCAGCTTGCTGTGCTGCGTCCGCAGTTGGATTTGGCGGTGGAGCTGAACCTTCCGGTGATCATTCACTGCCGAGATGCCGCCGAGCCGATGCTGGTTGAACTTCGGGCCCGTCAGGCGGAGGGCCGCTGCCCTGCAGGCGTGATGCATTGCTGGGGCGGTACCCCCGAAGAAATGCATCAGTTTCTGGAGCTTGGTTTTTACATCAGCTTCAGCGGCACCGTCACCTTCCCCAAGGCGGAGCCCACCCACGATTGCGCCCGTCAGGTGCCAGAGGATCGTTTCCTGGTTGAAACCGATTGCCCCTTCCTGGCTCCTGTGCCGCGTCGTGGCAAGCGCAACGAGCCGGCCTTTGTGGCTTCGGTTGCTTCGCGGGTGGCCGAGTTGCGGGGTGTGGATCTCGAGAGCGTGGCCTTCAGCAGTACCGCCAACGCCCGCCGTTTGTTCGGACTCCCTTAA
- the rpsT gene encoding 30S ribosomal protein S20 — translation MANNKSAKKRIEIAERNRLRNRTYKSSLRTLMKRCFTACDAYSATPGDEAKTTVQSSMRAAFSKIDKAVKVGVLHRNNGANQKSRLSAAVRKVLEPAS, via the coding sequence GTGGCCAATAACAAGTCAGCCAAGAAGCGGATTGAGATTGCTGAGCGCAACCGTCTTCGCAATCGCACCTACAAGTCGTCCCTGCGCACGCTGATGAAGCGCTGCTTCACCGCCTGTGACGCTTACAGCGCAACGCCTGGCGACGAAGCCAAGACCACGGTGCAGAGTTCGATGCGTGCTGCCTTCAGCAAGATCGACAAAGCAGTGAAGGTCGGTGTCCTTCACCGCAACAATGGCGCCAATCAGAAGTCCCGTCTCAGTGCAGCGGTGCGCAAGGTTCTCGAGCCCGCCAGCTGA
- the hisD gene encoding histidinol dehydrogenase, producing the protein MSQPAVAPLRIVRDPEQAQTELQRLSSRTAQSQQSEARERVDAILAAVRDRGDAAISDFTERFDGFRPVPMAVPQTALEQAWITLPTNLRDALELAHRRITDFHQRQRPADLAVTGPHGEQLGRRWRPVQRAGLYVPGGRAAYPSTVLMNAVPARVAGVKELVICSPAGRDGEVNPVVLAAAHLAGVKTVFRLGGAQAIAAMAYGSESVPKVDVISGPGNLYVTLAKQAVYGQVAIDSLAGPSEVLVIADHSAKPDQVAADLLAQAEHDPLAAAVLITTDSALADGINAAVEEQLVNHPRHEICEASLRDWGLVVVCDDLESCARLSDSFAPEHLELLVERPEPLADRIQNAGAIFLGPWSPEAVGDYLAGPNHTLPTCGAARFSGALSVETFMRHTSLIGFNRAALEATGSAVQELATSEGLHSHAESVRRRLS; encoded by the coding sequence GTGAGCCAACCGGCCGTCGCTCCCCTGCGCATCGTGCGGGATCCGGAACAGGCCCAGACAGAACTGCAGCGCCTATCAAGTCGCACGGCTCAGTCGCAGCAAAGCGAAGCCAGAGAGCGGGTCGACGCGATTCTTGCGGCGGTGCGCGACCGCGGCGATGCGGCGATTTCAGATTTCACGGAACGCTTCGATGGCTTTCGGCCTGTGCCAATGGCGGTTCCCCAGACGGCGCTCGAACAAGCATGGATCACGCTGCCGACCAACCTGCGTGATGCTCTGGAGCTGGCCCATCGCCGCATCACCGATTTCCACCAACGCCAACGTCCCGCCGATTTGGCGGTAACGGGCCCCCACGGCGAGCAGCTCGGACGGCGCTGGCGACCAGTGCAGCGGGCGGGCCTCTACGTCCCCGGCGGACGCGCGGCCTACCCCAGCACCGTGCTGATGAATGCCGTGCCAGCCCGTGTCGCCGGGGTGAAAGAGCTGGTGATCTGTTCCCCCGCCGGACGGGATGGCGAGGTCAACCCTGTGGTTCTTGCAGCGGCGCACCTCGCGGGCGTCAAGACAGTGTTCCGCCTTGGGGGCGCCCAGGCCATTGCCGCCATGGCCTACGGCAGCGAAAGCGTGCCCAAAGTGGATGTCATCAGCGGCCCAGGCAACCTGTACGTCACCCTGGCCAAACAGGCGGTTTACGGCCAGGTGGCCATCGACTCCCTGGCGGGTCCGAGCGAGGTTCTGGTAATCGCCGACCACTCCGCAAAGCCGGATCAGGTGGCGGCGGATCTGTTGGCGCAGGCTGAGCATGACCCTCTGGCGGCAGCGGTGCTGATCACCACCGACAGCGCTCTCGCCGACGGCATCAACGCCGCGGTCGAAGAGCAACTGGTCAACCACCCCCGTCACGAGATCTGCGAAGCCTCTCTGCGGGACTGGGGCCTTGTGGTGGTGTGCGACGACCTCGAGAGCTGTGCCCGCCTCAGTGACAGCTTCGCGCCTGAACACCTTGAGCTCCTGGTCGAACGACCCGAACCCCTGGCGGATCGGATTCAGAACGCCGGAGCCATCTTCCTGGGCCCCTGGTCTCCGGAGGCTGTGGGGGATTACCTGGCAGGCCCGAACCACACCCTGCCCACCTGTGGAGCCGCGCGCTTCAGCGGGGCCCTGAGCGTTGAAACCTTCATGCGCCACACCTCCCTGATCGGTTTCAACCGGGCTGCGCTCGAGGCGACGGGTTCAGCTGTGCAGGAGCTAGCCACCAGTGAAGGCCTGCACAGCCACGCCGAATCCGTGCGGCGGCGCCTCAGCTAG
- the rpiA gene encoding ribose-5-phosphate isomerase RpiA gives MADLQTQMKQAVADAAVEQIKDGMVLGLGSGSTAALMIQGLGAKLASGELKDIVGVTTSFQGEVLAADLNIPLLSLNAVSRIDLAIDGADEVDPGFQLIKGGGACHVQEKLVAARADRFVVVVDSTKLVDRLNLSFLLPVEVLPGAWRQVKQQLEALGGSAELRMAQRKAGPVVTDQGNLVLDAKLNGGITDPAALEQTINNIPGVLENGLFVNITDEVLVGEIADGVAGVRSLEKRPS, from the coding sequence ATGGCTGATCTTCAGACCCAGATGAAGCAGGCGGTGGCCGATGCCGCTGTTGAACAGATCAAAGACGGCATGGTGCTGGGGCTGGGATCAGGATCGACTGCCGCACTAATGATTCAAGGCCTGGGCGCCAAACTTGCCAGTGGCGAACTCAAAGACATTGTTGGTGTCACCACCTCTTTTCAGGGCGAGGTGCTGGCTGCAGATCTGAACATCCCCCTGCTCAGCCTCAATGCCGTCAGTCGTATTGATCTGGCCATCGACGGTGCCGATGAAGTCGACCCTGGCTTTCAGTTGATCAAGGGTGGTGGTGCTTGCCACGTGCAGGAAAAACTAGTGGCGGCACGGGCCGATCGTTTTGTAGTGGTTGTGGATTCCACGAAACTTGTGGATCGTCTCAACCTCAGTTTTCTGCTGCCGGTTGAAGTTCTTCCTGGCGCCTGGCGCCAGGTGAAGCAGCAGCTGGAAGCCCTCGGAGGCAGCGCTGAACTGCGGATGGCCCAGCGCAAGGCCGGACCGGTGGTCACCGACCAGGGCAACCTGGTGCTGGACGCCAAGCTCAACGGCGGCATCACTGATCCGGCGGCCCTGGAGCAGACCATCAACAACATCCCCGGCGTGTTGGAGAACGGACTGTTCGTCAACATCACCGATGAGGTGTTGGTTGGCGAAATTGCGGATGGCGTGGCGGGTGTCCGCAGCCTGGAGAAGCGGCCTAGCTGA
- a CDS encoding trypsin-like peptidase domain-containing protein — MAVLVGEAASVQALEHSFVADAVQRVAPAVVRIDTERTVERQPFDPTLLDPLLRDLLGDPPTGPGRERGQGSGVVIDAKGLVLTNAHVVDRVESVSVTLADGEQRDGQVVGTDAVTDLALVRLEGDQLPPRAPLGDSEAMQVGDWAIALGTPFGLERTVTLGIVSSLHRNINSLGFADKRLELIQTDAAINPGNSGGPLVNGDGQVIGINTLVRSGPGAGLGFAIPINLARRVADQLQQQGEVVHPYIGLQLVALTPRIAREHNKDPNALVQLPERSGALVQAVLPDGPAEKAGLRRGDLLITVDERDIPDPQVLLEVVDAAAIDAPLPLKVLRAGRELTLSVKPEPLPGMA; from the coding sequence ATGGCTGTCTTGGTCGGTGAAGCAGCGTCCGTTCAGGCCCTGGAGCACAGCTTTGTGGCCGATGCCGTTCAGCGGGTGGCTCCGGCGGTGGTTCGGATCGACACCGAGCGCACCGTGGAACGCCAGCCCTTTGATCCCACGCTGCTCGATCCCCTGCTGCGGGATCTGCTTGGCGACCCCCCCACTGGTCCGGGGCGGGAACGGGGCCAAGGCTCCGGTGTGGTGATCGATGCCAAGGGGCTGGTGCTCACCAACGCCCATGTGGTGGATCGGGTGGAGTCCGTCAGCGTCACCCTGGCCGACGGGGAACAGCGCGATGGCCAGGTGGTGGGCACCGATGCGGTGACGGATCTGGCCCTGGTGCGTCTCGAGGGGGATCAACTGCCGCCGCGGGCTCCCCTGGGTGATTCCGAAGCCATGCAGGTGGGCGATTGGGCGATTGCCCTCGGCACCCCGTTCGGCTTGGAACGCACGGTGACCCTCGGCATCGTCAGCAGTCTGCACCGCAATATCAACAGCCTTGGCTTCGCCGACAAACGGCTGGAACTGATTCAGACCGACGCCGCCATCAACCCCGGTAATTCAGGCGGCCCCTTGGTGAACGGTGACGGTCAGGTGATTGGGATCAACACCTTGGTGCGTTCGGGCCCCGGTGCCGGCCTCGGTTTTGCCATTCCGATCAACCTGGCCCGCCGGGTGGCTGATCAACTGCAGCAGCAGGGTGAGGTTGTGCATCCTTATATCGGCCTGCAACTCGTTGCGCTCACGCCCCGCATCGCGCGCGAGCACAACAAGGACCCCAATGCCCTGGTGCAGCTGCCGGAACGCAGCGGTGCCCTGGTTCAAGCGGTGCTTCCCGATGGCCCGGCCGAAAAAGCAGGCCTGCGCCGCGGTGATCTTTTGATCACCGTTGATGAGCGCGACATCCCAGATCCTCAGGTGCTTTTGGAGGTTGTTGATGCCGCTGCCATCGATGCTCCACTGCCCTTGAAGGTGCTGCGGGCGGGTCGCGAGTTGACCCTGTCAGTCAAACCTGAGCCCCTGCCTGGAATGGCTTGA